In Primulina eburnea isolate SZY01 chromosome 3, ASM2296580v1, whole genome shotgun sequence, one DNA window encodes the following:
- the LOC140827474 gene encoding protein FANTASTIC FOUR 3-like has translation MIIENQVVHTQDLLGTFVDYKFTLIPFNDMFIHSFFLSFSTPPPSPLLSSSVSQNLNSFSRKKIRNTQNKVHMSATVCQNIVFSCFELMAETAATTIKLSVSEAAPPTPASDFQFTSWGCRRIYCDDATNSKGSLGDYSFYPNPICEKSSIARLSAKSLEMCTENLGSETGTDTIPDVGSIFSSSSSSFDQENSLSSKGSDQEKLKNNVKLQPPRYEEASSCRKFPPPLTTMSGTGSIQVRRHCEGGRLIIEAVERPLRNSYLQVERGGGRLRLCYLTDSESDSDLDTTEPPQEEDEAGGVFESGTEEFGFQMLSRCKERRHENGGLCSNWKPAFWVATS, from the coding sequence ATGATTATAGAAAATCAAGTGGTGCACACACAAGATCTGCTGGGCACTTTTGTGGACTATAAATTCACATTGATCCCCTTCAATGATATGTTCATTCATTCTTTCTTTCTCTCTTTCTCCACCCCTCCTCCCTCTCCTCTCCTCTCCTCTTCTGTTTCCCAAAACCTTAATtcattttcaagaaaaaaaataagaaataccCAAAACAAAGTACACATGTCAGCCACAGTGTgtcaaaatattgttttttcttGCTTTGAACTCATGGCGGAAACAGCCGCCACCACTATAAAGCTCAGTGTTTCGGAGGCGGCGCCTCCCACGCCGGCGTCGGATTTTCAGTTCACCAGCTGGGGTTGTCGCCGGATCTACTGTGATGATGCCACGAACAGCAAAGGATCACTGGGCGATTATAGTTTTTATCCGAACCCTATATGTGAAAAATCATCGATTGCGAGGCTCAGTGCAAAAAGCCTCGAAATGTGCACGGAAAATTTGGGGAGCGAAACGGGCACTGATACCATTCCCGATGTTGGCAGCATTTTCTCGTCTTCTAGTTCGTCTTTCGATCAGGAGAACTCGTTGAGCTCTAAAGGAAGCGATCAAGAAAAGTTGAAGAACAACGTGAAGCTGCAGCCGCCGAGATACGAAGAGGCAAGTTCGTGTCGGAAATTCCCGCCGCCGCTGACGACGATGAGTGGGACAGGTTCGATACAGGTCCGCCGCCACTGCGAAGGAGGCAGGCTGATTATCGAGGCGGTGGAGAGGCCGTTGAGGAATTCTTATCTGCAGGTGGAGAGGGGTGGCGGCAGGCTCAGGCTGTGTTACCTGACGGATTCTGAGTCTGACTCGGATCTTGACACGACGGAGCCGCCTCAGGAAGAAGATGAGGCCGGAGGGGTTTTTGAATCGGGGACAGAAGAATTCGGGTTCCAAATGTTGAGTCGCTGTAAGGAAAGGAGGCATGAAAATGGTGGGTTGTGTAGTAATTGGAAACCTGCATTTTGGGTGGCAACTTCTTGA
- the LOC140827915 gene encoding peroxiredoxin-2F, mitochondrial produces the protein MASSAFLKRMRLVNTMVNGFQASRSYASVAVGTDLISAAPDVSLQKARTWDEGVSSKFSTTPLKDIFKDKKVVIFGLPGAYTGVCSMQHVPSYKNIIDKFRAKGIDSVVCVAVNDPYTINGWAEKIQAKDAIEFYGDFDGSFHKKLDLVVDLSSALLGPRSHRWSAYVVDGKIKALNVEKAPSEVKVSGGEVILGQI, from the exons ATGGCTTCCTCTGCATTCTTGAAGCGAATGAGATTGGTGAACACAATGGTCAATGGGTTCCAAGCATCAAGGAGCTACGCGTCGGTTGCGGTGGGGACGGATTTGATATCGGCGGCTCCGGATGTCTCTCTCCAGAAAGCTCGCACCTGGGATGAAGGGGTTTCCTCCAAGTTTTCCACCACCCCTCTTAAAGACATTTTCAAG GATAAAAAAGTTGTTATCTTTGGCCTTCCT GGAGCGTACACTGGAGTTTGCTCGATGCAGCACGTCCCTAGCTACAAGAACATAATTGATAAGTTCAGAGCAAAAGGAATTGATTCGGTGGTATGTGTAGCTGTCAATGATCCTTATACAATTAATGGCTGGGCAGAAAAAATTCAGGCAAAAGATGCT ATTGAGTTTTATGGAGATTTCGACGGTAGCTTCCACAAGAAACTGGACTTGGTGGTAGATTTATCATCCGCGTTACTTGGACCTCGTTCTCATAG GTGGTCTGCTTATGTTGTTGATGGCAAGATTAAAGCTCTTAATGTGGAAAAGGCTCCGTCAGAAGTCAAGGTCTCCGGCGGGGAAGTTATTCTGGGGCAAATCTAG
- the LOC140827916 gene encoding uncharacterized protein isoform X1, translating into MGQDREEIEEEEEYVLLDLDSVSADIDIPQDAPYVLSGLDTLNPILIIDNKIKLCHQIGEYEETIGTCIIFDESEVAHIAHEQTGPSETNLLSSRCLMDPKQNPAKQVNPLASLHKVLKFRLFLDADDENGEDVDIQT; encoded by the exons ATGGGCCAAGATAGAGAAGAAATAGAAGAGGAAGAAGAGTATGTACTGCTTGACTTGGATAGCGTTTCAGCCGACATTGATATTCCACAGGATGCCCCATATGTTCTTTCT GGTCTGGATACGCTCAATCCTATTCTGATTATCGATAACAAAATTAAGTTG TGCCACCAGATTGGAGAATATGAAGAAACAATAGGGACCTGCATCATCTTCGATGAAAGTG AAGTGGCACATATTGCTCATGAACAGACGGGGCCATCTGAAACAAACCTTTTGTCCAGCAGATGCTTAATGGACCCCAAGCAAAACCCAGCTAAGCAAGTCAATCCATTGGCAAGTCTTCATAAGGTTCTCAAGTTCAGATTATTTTTGGATGCTGACGATGAAAATGGAGAAGACGTGGACATCCAAACTTGA
- the LOC140827916 gene encoding uncharacterized protein isoform X2, whose product MGQDREEIEEEEEYVLLDLDSVSADIDIPQDAPYVLSGLDTLNPILIIDNKIKLIGEYEETIGTCIIFDESEVAHIAHEQTGPSETNLLSSRCLMDPKQNPAKQVNPLASLHKVLKFRLFLDADDENGEDVDIQT is encoded by the exons ATGGGCCAAGATAGAGAAGAAATAGAAGAGGAAGAAGAGTATGTACTGCTTGACTTGGATAGCGTTTCAGCCGACATTGATATTCCACAGGATGCCCCATATGTTCTTTCT GGTCTGGATACGCTCAATCCTATTCTGATTATCGATAACAAAATTAAGTTG ATTGGAGAATATGAAGAAACAATAGGGACCTGCATCATCTTCGATGAAAGTG AAGTGGCACATATTGCTCATGAACAGACGGGGCCATCTGAAACAAACCTTTTGTCCAGCAGATGCTTAATGGACCCCAAGCAAAACCCAGCTAAGCAAGTCAATCCATTGGCAAGTCTTCATAAGGTTCTCAAGTTCAGATTATTTTTGGATGCTGACGATGAAAATGGAGAAGACGTGGACATCCAAACTTGA
- the LOC140827475 gene encoding uncharacterized mitochondrial protein AtMg00240-like yields the protein MDANTKLSLDDGELISNPTAYRRLIGRLIYLTITRPDLTNVVNKLSQYVYKPHTSHMEAALNVLRYIKGTIRQGLIYKNASDLKLKFFSYAYWGSCLDTRRSVTGFCVFLDESMVSWRSKKQQTVSRSSAEAEYKSMAAATCVKLCGSEHCLKI from the coding sequence ATGGATGCAAACACCAAACTTTCTCTTGATGATGGGGAGTTGATCTCTAATCCCACTGCATATAGAAGATTGATTGGACGTTTGATATATCTCACAATTACCCGCCCTGACTTGACTAATGTTGTCAACAAGCTGAGTCAGTATGTTTATAAACCGCACACTTCTCATATGGAAGCAGCATTGAATGTTTTGAGATATATAAAGGGAACGATTAGACAAGGCTTGATCTACAAAAATGCTTCTGATTTGAAACTTAAATTCTTTTCGTACGCATATTGGGGTTCGTGTCTAGACACACGAAGGTCAGTCACAGGTTTTTGTGTATTCCTTGATGAGTCTATGGTGTCTTGGCGATCAAAGAAGCAGCAAACAGTCTCGAGATCTTCTGCTGAAGCTGAGTACAAGTCTATGGCAGCAGCAACTTGTGTGAAGTTATGTGGATCAGAACATTGCTTAAAGATTTGA